The following proteins come from a genomic window of Anopheles ziemanni chromosome 3, idAnoZiCoDA_A2_x.2, whole genome shotgun sequence:
- the LOC131284068 gene encoding organic cation transporter protein-like, with translation MAYDDILQHLGGFGRYQRRIYVLLCLPAISCAFHKLAGVFLLAAPDYRCRLPYELENASYAMPPERLTMAYPIDTLTKKYSTCNYLDANFTEDYWTGGIPAGGVRPCDHWVYDRSKFESSTVTDWDMVCDRNWLRASADSLFMVGVMLGSIGFGYLSDKYGRKPIFFASLVLQVVFGVLAGVAPEFFTYTLARMVVGATTSGVFLVAYVIAMEMVGPNDRLYAGVVCMMFFSVGYMLTAGFAYFIHGWRMLQIALTLPGILFLCYWWFVPESARWLLSNGRPTEAIKLILKAADCNKLTVPQDALDKLVEEDKSQQQQENANEPKPSLLDIFKYPNLRQKALLIFFDWFVNSLTYYGLSWNTNNLGGNPLLNFVISGAVEIPAYSFLLVTLNRWGRRTILCGCMIFAGTMLLLTMIVPASEQWLIVVLAMLGKMAITSSYGTVYVFSAEQFPTVIRNVALGAASTSARVGGILAPYFNLLGDYWQPLPLLIFGALAFIGGVLSLLLPETHNQKLPETIADGENFGKRKTIPGGDGGGDADRDIERTAEEMQVLSKPGPSGEPDELVGTEEDREKY, from the coding sequence ATGGCTTACGATGACATTTTACAACATCTAGGTGGCTTTGGGCGGTACCAACGGCGGATCTATGTGTTGCTATGCCTACCGGCGATTAGCTGTGCGTTTCATAAACTGGCCGGCGTTTTCCTGCTGGCCGCCCCAGACTACCGGTGTCGGTTGCCGTACGAGCTGGAAAATGCGTCCTATGCAATGCCCCCGGAACGGCTCACCATGGCCTACCCGATCGATACGCTGACGAAGAAATACTCCACGTGCAACTATCTCGATGCGAACTTCACCGAAGACTACTGGACTGGAGGCATCCCGGCTGGCGGTGTGCGGCCTTGCGATCACTGGGTGTATGATCGCAGCAAGTTCGAAAGCAGCACCGTCACCGACTGGGACATGGTATGCGACCGGAACTGGCTCCGTGCGTCTGCCGACTCACTGTTCATGGTGGGCGTCATGTTGGGCAGCATTGGGTTTGGCTACCTCTCGGACAAGTACGGCCGGAAGCCCATCTTTTTCGCATCGCTCGTGCTACAGGTTGTTTTCGGCGTGCTGGCCGGCGTAGCGCCCGAGTTTTTCACCTATACGCTCGCCCGAATGGTGGTCGGTGCCACTACTTCCGGCGTGTTTCTCGTCGCGTACGTCATAGCGATGGAGATGGTCGGGCCGAACGATCGTCTGTACGCCGGTGTCGTTTGTATGATGTTCTTCTCGGTGGGATACATGCTGACGGCTGGTTTCGCTTACTTCATCCACGGTTGGCGCATGCTGCAAATCGCCCTTACGCTGCCCGGTATCCTGTTTCTGTGCTACTGGTGGTTCGTCCCCGAATCGGCCCGTTGGCTGCTTTCGAACGGGCGTCCAACGGAGGCAATCAAGCTGATACTGAAGGCAGCCGACTGCAACAAGCTGACCGTACCACAGGATGCGCTGGACAAGTTAGTAGAGGAGGACAagagccagcagcagcaggagaacGCAAACGAACCGAAACCTTCGCTGCTGGACATATTCAAGTACCCGAATCTGCGCCAAAAGGCCCTACTTATCTTTTTCGATTGGTTCGTAAACAGCCTCACCTACTACGGGCTGTCCTGGAATACGAACAATCTTGGCGGCAACCCATTGCTCAACTTCGTCATCAGTGGCGCGGTGGAGATTCCGGCCTATTCGTTTTTGCTCGTGACCCTCAATCGCTGGGGCCGTCGGACCATTCTGTGCGGATGTATGATATTTGCCGGCACGATGCTGCTCTTGACGATGATCGTTCCAGCTTCCGAACAGTGGCTCATCGTGGTGCTGGCAATGCTCGGCAAGATGGCCATCACTTCCAGCTACGGCACGGTTTATGTCTTCTCCGCCGAGCAGTTCCCGACCGTCATTCGCAATGTGGCGCTGGGCGCGGCATCGACGAGTGCCCGCGTTGGTGGTATATTGGCACCGTACTTCAACCTGCTCGGCGACTATTGGCAACCGCTGCCATTGCTCATCTTCGGTGCACTAGCGTTTATCGGCGGTGTACTGTCGCTGTTATTGCCGGAAACGCACAACCAAAAGCTACCGGAAACGATTGCGGACGGCGAGAACTTTGGCAAGCGGAAAACGATAcccggtggtgatggtggtggcgaTGCAGATCGTGATATCGAACGTACCGCGGAAGAGATGCAAGTGTTGAGCAAACCAGGCCCGTCCGGGGAACCGGATGAACTCGTCGGTACTGAGGAGGACAGGGAAAAGTATTGA